A window from Electrophorus electricus isolate fEleEle1 chromosome 7, fEleEle1.pri, whole genome shotgun sequence encodes these proteins:
- the LOC113588295 gene encoding LOW QUALITY PROTEIN: uncharacterized membrane protein C3orf80 (The sequence of the model RefSeq protein was modified relative to this genomic sequence to represent the inferred CDS: deleted 2 bases in 2 codons; substituted 1 base at 1 genomic stop codon), translating into MYHFPFDIRTCITFLATVVIYGCHGLRNCGDIQCGEGQRCCAPGNGSAAVRCCKLPLQTFFDNVGWITRKLSGILILLLLFAMGYFIQRIICPRPRRHHDRPEEPSLAHGHTTVSQDSLLERFQDXQHRDFTSPVLQLPAYDEVKYLPTYEETMQEVDRDRSEDNLLAASRDHAPAARSERRSSRYDTRSTENSV; encoded by the exons ATGTATCATTTCCCGTTTGATATCAGGACGTGCATCACTTTTCTGGCGACTGTTGTGATTTACGGATGCCATGGTTTACGCAACTGTGGGGACATCCAGTGCGGCGAGGGTCAGCGATGCTGCGCTCCTGGTAACGGCAGCGCGGCGGTGCGCTGCTGCAAACTACCGCTGCAGACGTTCTTCGACAATGTTGGCTGGATCACGCGGAAACTGTCCGGCATTCTCATCCTACTTCTGCTGTTCGCCATGGGCTATTTCATTCAGCGCATCATCTGCCCGCGT CCCCGCAGACACCACGACAGACCGGAGGAGCCGTCGCTCGCTCACGGACATACCACGGTGTCCCAGGAC TCGCTGCTTGAGCGATTCCAGGACTAACAGCATCGGGACTTCACCTCACCGGTTTTGCAGCTACCGGCATACGACGAGGTCAAGTATTTACCCACTTACGAAGAGACCATGCAGGAAGTGGACCGAGACCGCTCAGAGGACAACCTACTGGCGGCGTCCCGCGACCACGCACCTGCCGCGCGGTCGGAGAGACGGTCCTCTCGGTACGACACGAGGTCTACAGAAAACTCTGTTTGA